ATCACCCGAGGCGGTGGCTGCGTGAATAACCGCCGCCCCGGTGGGGACAGGTCCCGAGCCCCCAGGCCCCGCCGCCATGAAGCTGAACGAGCGCAGCCTGGCCTTCTACGCCACCTGCGACGCCCCGGCCGACAACGCGGGCTTCCTGTACAAGAAGGGCGGCCGGCATGCGGCCTATCACCGCCGCTGGTTTGTGCTGCGGGGCAACATGCTCTTCTACTTCGAGGACGCGGCCAGCCGTGAGCCCGTGGGCGTCATCATCCTGGAGGGCTGCACCGTGGAGCTGGTGGAGGCGGCCGAGGAGTTCGCCTTCGCCGTGCGCTTCGCTGGGGCCCGGGCCCGCACCTACGTGCTGGCGGCCGAGAGCCAGGCCGCCATGGAGGGCTGGGTGAAGGCGCTGTCGCGGGCCAGCTTCGACTACCTGCGGCTGGTGGTGCGCGAGCTGGAGCAGCAGCTGGCGGCCGTGCGTGCAGGCGGCGGCCCAgtcccgccccgccgcccccgcgCGCTCCCGCCCAAAGAGAACGGCTGTGCCGTGTGGAGCGCGGAGACCCCCGCtggcgccgcccccgcccccgcccccgctggcGCCACCCCCagcgcccggcccggccccgaGCCCCCGCCACTGCCGCCCCGCCGGGGGGCCTCGGCGCCCAGCCGGCCTCTCGACTCGGCCTCCTTCGCCCAGCTGCACGAGTGGTACGGGCAGGAGGTCAGGGCGCTGAGGGTCCGGTGGCTGCGCAGCCAGGCCCAGCCCTGAGGGTAGCGCCGAGGGCCGGAACCAAGGGGAAGCGGTCAAGGCCAGCCTTGAGGTCGGCACTGGTCCTGGTTCTGGTGCCACtgcagccccaggccctgctctgaCAGGCCCAGCCCTGAGACACGGGGACCTGGTCCTGAGGGCGGCTGCAGTCGGCGTAAGCCCTGAGGTCCTGCCTGGTCTGCTCTCGGGGACTCAGGCTCGGAGAAGATGCTGGGTTCTGAGGGCTGCTTTGGGGCCTCTGTCATTCAGAGAAAGCCCAGCCTTGAGGAGGCCATCATGCCTGATTCTCAGGAgaatccaggccctgggtgaTACTCAAGCAGCTGGAGGGCTGGTTTTGTGGGAGCTGTAGCCCCCAACCCAGCCCTGCAGGTGCCTCAGTCGTCTGTCCCAAATCACCTAGCCGAGGCTTGTTGCTGGCAACAGGCCTCCACGGGGGCAGCTGGGACCGTAGCGGCCCTCTGGCCTCGGGCCAGGTCTGTGCTCCTGTGGCAGCCCTCTCGCTCCCCCAGCACTCCTTAGCCACATCCTCTGTCTTTTCCCGAAGCCAGCCTGGGGCGGGGCCTCTCGGGAGCTCTCCTGACCTTGTCCGGTCCTGGGCTGGGCAGCTGTGGCCTGAGCTGACTTTCCAGCAGGTTCCCCTAGGGAGGAGGGGCCATGAGCTGACTCACGGCCCAGAAAGGGCCCAGGTGCCAATCTGATAGGGGCAAAGAAGCAGCTGCAAAGCCGTATTTGGCTAGGCCCTGCTCTGACAGGCCCAGCCCTGAGACACGGGGACCTGGTCCTGAGGGCGGCTGCAGTCGGCGAAAGCCCTGAGGTCCTGCCTGGTCTGCTCTCGGGGACTCAGGCTCGGAGAAGATGCTGGGTTCTGAGGGCTGCTTTGGGGCCTCTGTCATTCAGAGAAAGCCCAGCCTTGAGGAGGCCATCATGCCTGATTCTCAGGAgaatccaggccctgggtgaTACTCAAGCAGCTGGAGGGCTGGTTTTGTGGGAGCTGTAGCCCCCAACCCAGCCCTGCAGGTGCCTCAGTCGTCTGTCCCAAATCACCTAGCCGAGGCTTGTTGCTGGCAACAGGCCTCCACGGGGGCAGCTGGGACCTGTGAGGATCTGTGGCCTGGAAGGCCCAGGCCCAGTCAGCGCTGGTCCAGAGGCTCCAGACTGGGCCTCACGCGGACGGGAGGCTGGGCTGTGCTACACCACACCTGGGCCTGACCCTGTGGCTCCCAGGCCCGCCGGAGGAGCTGCCTGGATGccggctgcctgcctgcctgcctccatAAGCGTGGGCTTTCATGTGCGCCCAGCGCCGTGAGATGGCCCGGCCCCCGGGGCTCCCGGCCCCGAGTGAGGCCGAGGCAGCACTTTCCCCGGGGCCTCGGCCAGGCCTTGAGGTGGTGCTCCTGGGACCGTAGCGGCCCTCTGGCCAGGTCTGTGCTCCTGTGGCAGCCCTCTCGCTCCCCCAGCACTCCTTAGCCACATCCTCTGTCTTTTCCCGAAGCCAGCCTGGGGCGGGGCCTCTCGGGAGCTCGCCTGACCTTGTCCGGTCCTGGCCTGGGCAGCTGTGGCCTGAGCTGACTTTCCAGCAGGTTCCCCTAGGGAGGACGGGCCATGAGCTGACTCACGGCCCAGAAAGGGCCCAGGTGCCAATCTGATAGGGGCAAAGAAGCAGCTGCAAAGCCGTATTTGGCTTCCAGAACCCTCTCCCTCCATCGCAGCCCCTCTCTGAGCTCACAGACTCAGCCCCCTTCTCGCCCACAATATTCCAAGAGGAAGACCAGGTCTCGCTTTGCTTCGAGACCAACTTCTGTTTTTCACTCACTACAGTGGCCGTTCTTCATCCAGGGAAAATCTCGGGGGGCTGGGACACCCCCGGCCCTCAAGCTGGGTCATGTTTACAGTCCTCAGTGCCCCCAAATTGGGGCCCCCTGAGGACACCCCTGCCCTAATCTTTATTTCCCCTGAGGCTCCCTCTTGGTGACAGACAGACTTGGCCCTTAGCCCCTTCCTGCTGCCTTTGGCGTCCTTGGGCCTTGGGGAAGAATGGGGGGCTGTCTGTGTGTCTGCAGTCACCAGCTCACTGCTGGCCCAGTTGACTGGAGcttcagttttaatttaaatacttaGGGTGTTTTTTTCCTAGCAACAAAGCTTGGTGTTTTCACTGCTTTTGTTCCTtgttggctggtgggaagggaTAGGGTGCCTGGTTCTGGGTTTGGCCAGTGAGGGAGGGGGGGATAGTTGGCACTGCCCCCAGGGAGAGGGCAAGGAGCCTTGGCTGGAGACACAGGAACCTCAAGAATCTCACCTGGTTCTTTGCCTTCTCCCTGGCAAGCCCTGCTCTCCTGCAGGTGCTCTGGGGGTCTTGGTACGCTTTCCATGCCCCTCTTCCCCAAGTCCTCAgtggtggggatggggatggcAGCTCTTGTCCACAGGCTTTGG
This window of the Physeter macrocephalus isolate SW-GA unplaced genomic scaffold, ASM283717v5 random_508, whole genome shotgun sequence genome carries:
- the PHETA1 gene encoding sesquipedalian-1 — encoded protein: MKLNERSLAFYATCDAPADNAGFLYKKGGRHAAYHRRWFVLRGNMLFYFEDAASREPVGVIILEGCTVELVEAAEEFAFAVRFAGARARTYVLAAESQAAMEGWVKALSRASFDYLRLVVRELEQQLAAVRAGGGPVPPRRPRALPPKENGCAVWSAETPAGAAPAPAPAGATPSARPGPEPPPLPPRRGASAPSRPLDSASFAQLHEWYGQEVRALRVRWLRSQAQP